A genomic window from Myotis daubentonii chromosome 4, mMyoDau2.1, whole genome shotgun sequence includes:
- the ATG12 gene encoding ubiquitin-like protein ATG12 isoform X1 — protein sequence MAEEPAAVLPLPPSGAADGEGPTDVSPGTATPEPPSSAAVSPGTEEPAGDTKKKIDILLKAVGDTPIMKTKKWAVERTRTIQGLIDFIKKFLKLVASEQLFIYVNQSFAPSPDQEVGTLYECFGSDGKLVLHYCKSQAWG from the exons ATGGCTGAGGAGCCGGCGGCCGTGCTCCCGCTCCCTCCTTCGGGTGCGGCGGACGGCGAAGGGCCTACGGACGTCTCCCCAGGAACAGCCACGCCGGAGCCGCCTTCTTCCGCCGCAGTCTCCCCGGGAACGGAGGAACCTGCCGGCGACAccaagaaaaaaa ttGATATCCTGCTAAAGGCTGTGGGAGACACCCCTATAATGAAAACAAAGAAGTGGGCTGTAGAGCGAACCCGAACCATCCAAGGACTCATTGACTTCATCAAAAAGTTCCTTAAACTTGTGGCTTCAGAACAGTTG tttATTTATGTGAATCAGTCATTTGCCCCTTCCCCTGACCAGGAAGTTGGAACCCTCTATGAG tgTTTTGGCAGTGATGGTAAACTGGTCCTACATTACTGCAAATCTCAGGCATGGGGATGA
- the ATG12 gene encoding ubiquitin-like protein ATG12 isoform X2 produces the protein MAEEPAAVLPLPPSGAADGEGPTDVSPGTATPEPPSSAAVSPGTEEPAGDTKKKIDILLKAVGDTPIMKTKKWAVERTRTIQGLIDFIKKFLKLVASEQLCFGSDGKLVLHYCKSQAWG, from the exons ATGGCTGAGGAGCCGGCGGCCGTGCTCCCGCTCCCTCCTTCGGGTGCGGCGGACGGCGAAGGGCCTACGGACGTCTCCCCAGGAACAGCCACGCCGGAGCCGCCTTCTTCCGCCGCAGTCTCCCCGGGAACGGAGGAACCTGCCGGCGACAccaagaaaaaaa ttGATATCCTGCTAAAGGCTGTGGGAGACACCCCTATAATGAAAACAAAGAAGTGGGCTGTAGAGCGAACCCGAACCATCCAAGGACTCATTGACTTCATCAAAAAGTTCCTTAAACTTGTGGCTTCAGAACAGTTG tgTTTTGGCAGTGATGGTAAACTGGTCCTACATTACTGCAAATCTCAGGCATGGGGATGA